A genomic region of Lytechinus pictus isolate F3 Inbred chromosome 2, Lp3.0, whole genome shotgun sequence contains the following coding sequences:
- the LOC129253619 gene encoding thiopurine S-methyltransferase-like produces the protein MSAQSESEKAPTGPVPSEEEWEKTWLGTDDKPLDHADRPVTQNLIKFVDRLTNGKTGSTIFLPLCGMSNDIKWLVDQGHRVIGLDIVEKSFRLFFEKYQMSFTVNDLPNIPNGKVFENKEKTIKLFKCNMFDFDVSLMEKVDGIWDCGALIVISTPDRPKYGQMLLSVLKPGGRILNQSYQFIWDDESKAAEMEAGSVYEDYPCPDVEEKDYHLLYGARCNIEYVGEKDVTNEPDWAGMGVVSAKENIHLMTLK, from the exons aTGTCTGCCCAAAGTGAAAGTGAAAAAGCCCCAACTGGCCCGGTTCCATCAGAGGAAGAATGGGAAAAGACATGGCTTGGTACAGATGATAAACCTCTGGATCATGCAGATAGACCTGTTACTCA GAATCTTATCAAGTTTGTTGATAGACTAACGAACGGGAAGACTGGATCTACGATATTTCTTCCTTTATGTGGAATGAGTAATGATATAAAATG gtTGGTTGACCAGGGACATCGTGTTATCGGCCTTGATATCGTAGAGAAATCGTTTCGTCTGTTCTTCGAGAAATACCAGATGTCTTTTACAGTCAATGATCTACCAAACATCCCCAATGGAAAAGTGTTTGAG AACAAGGAAAAGACCATCAAACTATTCAAATGTAACATGTTTGATTTTGACGT CTCACTAATGGAAAAGGTTGATGGTATTTGGGACTGTGGTGCATTAATAGTCATTAGTACACCAGATAGACCAAA GTACGGCCAAATGTTGTTATCTGTTTTGAAGCCAGGTGGACGGATATTGAACCAGTCGTATCAATTTATATGGGATGATGAATCTAAAg CTGCGGAGATGGAGGCTGGATCAGTCTATGAGGATTATCCATGTCCTGATGTTGAAGAGAAAGATTATCATCTTCTTTATG GTGCTAGATGTAATATCGAATATGTAGGTGAGAAGGATGTGACCAATGAACCTGACTGGGCTGGTATGGGGGTCGTATCAGCCAAGGAGAATATTCATCTGATGActctaaaataa